The nucleotide window ttaaaggcatgcaccactacacacccctgaaaaaaaaaaaccttttaagaataaatataaCAATTAAAAAGAGAGTCACATTCTGTGGCATTTTGGGCTTCAAGTTTTAGATTAAACCAACCAATAAAGTCATGCAAATATCCCAACATCAAGAAATCTGAATTCTGAAGTACCTTGGGGCCCAATCTGCATTATTCTTTATGCCTGCAGAGCAAGGAAATGCTCTAGTTTTTAGTAACTCTTACCTGATCCAGAGGAAGTGTTGGGGGCTTATGTGGTGGCAGCTGTTCCGGTGACACTGCAGGTGCCGGGGTCTTTGGGAATAAGGACTGTGACTGGACTGGATGCATGTGCATTCTACAGTCAGAAGAAAGGAACAGCTAAGTGTTAGTGAGGACCAACTAGAAGAACAGGTACTTGAGTTACAAAGGCAGTGCTGTAATCAACTAGCTGGTAAATTTGGAATCAACAATACTAGAACAAAATGGAACAAGCTTCCTGGGGTGATGTTTGTACCAAAGCCAAGTATACCACAGCATAAACACAGGGGTCAATGAACCAAATCCAACATTAGGTTTGGAGAACTGGCCTGAACtctgagaaagaagacaaaaacagtaaaaatttgTATAGAgattaaacatacaaaataagcaaataaataaatactgagcCTAGACTAGATCTTGAAgcagaaagaaatcaaaagagaaaaaacaaatctCTAAAAGATATTCCAAGGACACAGAGGTAGTTTAAGGATATGTAAGTGACCACCCTGTTTCTCCTTTGGTGTGGGACCTCCACTTTGAGACTGTGCTGCAGGGCAGTGTCCTGAGGCTCAGAATCATAAAGGTACTTAATGGCTGCTATGTAAGCTCCAGCAGTTTAAGAGACCCAGCCACAGAAGGtatgactgcctcgctgaataaggtaacGAGCCAAgagctagcatagacaagaataatgggctaatataaaccataagagttaataagaagcctgagctgagctaatgggccaatcaatttataactaatgtagacatctgtgtgatttctttgggacttaaggatggcaggaaccaggcaggaaagaaagaaacttcatacaacaaatggcgcccacgtggacaactgcatccacataaaaccggagagagtttgggaagttattctgacagaaaagaatagagttaagcatggcttattgatagcagcactttctcaggtgggctctgcttgctagaggcaagcgctctcatttaagagaggcttcctgactcagcattagctgcaaaaccctgcagctcttttaagaagtcctgccacaaaacactcaaatggtgttgatgaaaagctggcccaatgctttttggtggtggcagggaccttgaaacgccatagagttgtggcaataaacatggctacagctgaTACCTCTGCTATGAGGCTGAAATCtcagaatgggctggatccagccatcaaagccatggctttaatcctagccatattgcctagcaaattaaagactcgtggtcaaaaaaacagagatatatagtaaaaagagattcaaagacaacctctaaatggtttacagtatgttaaaaatatatgcagacttgggagagaaaaaggttaaagtcctaaaaagaaaaaaagagagtagttgggagtggtggtgtacgcctttaatcctaacacttgggagacaaaggcaggcagacccctgtgaattcaaggtgtggtggtatatacatctttaatcccaacacttaggaggcagaggtggcagatctctataagttcaaggacaacctggtttacagagtgaattccaggataggcaaacatacacagagaaactctgtctcaaaaagtcaaaaattaaaaataaaaaaaaataggttaaaataaagccacgtaaagataaaaaaaatacacagagtctggatactgtatgttattatgctctctttgaattgtttgaatgctgagaaaggagcaatagCTGATAAAAGATAtctgcttataaatgctgctgaattaatccaagataggtattttgaaaataccttgacttcaaaattaaagatgtttcgcttttgtttccacagaaaatgaaaggctatggatttattctgagttaagaaaaatcaggtttgatcaaggaaggccATCTGAGAAATCTCCGGTAGATACAAATttcccagatgtctgagttctacatccagaacagattcaagatgctgcctgagatgatcaagcctcacaggatactccagccgggacttgatcataattctaaattttctttaggtccccataagattatcagcgcccccaacctgcaggaagtagcctggaaaactatgcccttcttccttccaaaaAATGGACAATgggtattttcctttgtttagaatattggctacaagttgttatggctaatgatcaggagaaaagctaaacaaaagatattatattcaggaaaaagaaaaaggcaaagaaaaacacaagcagTTACTTAGAAATGTACAGAACCAGTAGGCAAGCTGAACAGTGGTGCACTTGGGTGGAAgtggctggtggatctctgagtttgaggccagctggtatATATATGGAGTTTTAGGCCACAGTCATACaacaagaccctgcctcataaagcaaaaacaagctgcgatggtggcacacatttgggagacagaggcaatcAGTCCTCTGTGAATTCAGAGGCCACTAGGGTCTACATTGAGAATTCCAGACTGAGAGCTACACAGACGGATGCtgtctgaagaaaacaaaatacctccccaacataaaaacaaacaaaacaactacatCATCTTCCCCAAAGTAAAACAGTAGGGAAAATGTAAAACATGAGAGCAAGTGAGTGGCACACACCTaggcactagggaggctgaggcaagaagactgagtttcaggccagctcgGGATACCaaacaaaatcttttttcaaACAAGCAGACAAAAACAACCACAAATGTAAAAGCGAGGAGAGCTTTTGATGGGATGGCAGGGGCACAAccaacttttaaattaaatggCATAATGATTaggctttattatattttttaaatttatttatttattatgtataaaatgttctgcctgcatgtcagaaggcaccaaatcttattacagatggttgtaagtcatcatatggttgctgggaactgaattcaggacctttgggaaagcagctagtgttcttaactgctgagccatctctccagcttggcTTTACAATCTTTTAAGTAACTTTACTAGactatccttctctctctctcacatcttGCTGACATCATAACTTGTTccaccttaaaaaacaaaacaaaacaaacccaacaacAAGGGAGGAATTAGGTAAGAAGTAAGAAGGAAAACTTTAACGACATATATTTAGGCTTCCTAAGGCAGACTCTCTTTACCCTGGTCAGTGCCAAGTTAACTAAACAGCAATGCTGACCAGACAGCCCATAGCTTTCCTGATAGGCCAGGCACAGTGCCACacacctgtaaatccagttcttaggaggctgaggcaggatagTTCCCAACAGTTTGAGgcatgggctacacagtgatCATTCGCTTCAAAAACAAACCCcctaatctatttttttaaataatgaacaaTCTAATCATTTAAATACTAATTCATAGATCATGTATATTCTTGAGTTAGCTATCTACCACCAGTGCAAATGTTGATTCATTTTACCAGGGGAAGAAAacggaaaagacaaaaaaaaaaaaaaaaaaaaagatctaatcAAGATCTAATCTCTATTAAGTCATAATTCACATCCTTTCTTTATCTTGGACAATTGTCTTTATTCCTAAAGCTActgttatttttttcagagaaatttAATGCAATCTTACCCTGATGGTCTGTGCATTTCTTGGAAAGGGCCTCTTATTCCGCTTCCAGTGCCAGTCTGCTCCATCACTGTAGACTGAAAGTGACCTAAGCCCTCTTCCTGACAGCGATAGAGGGGGCCCTCTGAAGAAAGGCCATTGGGCTGGGTGGCCACCGAATGGGGAGGTGGATGGGCAGCCACAGGGGATGGGTATGCCCTGGGCTGGAAATGACTGGTAGGACGCTGAGGAGTGTACGGAGACCCTGTCTGCAGCATCACACTGTGGGGTGGGAAAGCAGGTGAACCAAAAGTCATTCCTGAATTCAGAGGTGGAGTTCCATAAAGATACTCATTGGTAGACAGTGAGCTCTGCCGCTTGGTAGCTGCATTATGGTTGTCCAGATCTAGAAATTCTTTGGGACTCTCTGGTCTCTCCACAGATTCATCCAGCTTTTCTTCCTCTGGACCAGGATTCTGTCCATCAGACAGGACAACCTTAGCAGCCACTGCATCCATTTGAGTTGGAGAAGTTAAGGCAGCATTTAGTGTCTCACAGCTTTGCAGAGTAGTAGACAAGGCATTCTTATCCGAGAAGAGGGGGCGTGGAGGGTGACTCCCTTGGGGTCCACTTGGGCTTCTCTGGGAAGGAAGAGATCTCTGCCAATCAGGAAAGCCCTGTGGACCTGTGTAGTAAGGAGTCCGCTGATAAGGGTGGTAGGAGGGCTGAGAAGACTGTTGGTAGGCATACCTCATTCCCTGCTGGGGGCGGTATTGGGGAAAGAGTCCAGGATGGGGACTGTTAGGCTGGAAGCCCCTGGGAGAGAAGGGCTGAGGGTGTGATCCTGGGGACTTTCCTCCCATCATAGAGCCCAAGCCTTGCAGACCTGGATTCATATGGTAATGTGCAGCTGAATTAGAGTATTCTAGGCCAGGCATGTACAAGGGAGAAAACTGATTTACAGTGCCTGTCATCAAATTGGGATCTGTGCAAGGAGGTGTAGTTGCATTCTGTCCTGTACATGGCATGGTTTCCTGCAGTGTTTTACCCCTGGGGCAGAGTGGTTTTTCTGAACTACTGCCACCAAGGCCCTTCTCCTCTGACCTACAAGGAGATGCTTCATCAACAACCCCATTTTCGGGTAGAGTTCCTCTGTCTGCCACAATGGAGAGGTCTCTCAAACAACCTTGCACAGTTGGGCTGGTGTAGCTATTGTCCAAAGGCCAAGTGTTCTTGCTCTTCGATGCTTTATAGTTGTCTGCAGTTTCTGAATCATCACTTTTGAGTTCTGGGccctctgtttccctttcttgTGGTGAGCTTTGCCTGGTACAATTGGCTTGCAGGGGAGGTGTCGGGTGAGGTAGCTGTTTGAGGTATACCCCCTCTGAAGCACAagcatttgctgttttctcttcGGGCCCAGGCAAAGGTTCTGCTGGGGAGGAAAAGAACCAAACAGTAAATTAGCAGTTGGACTAGCAACGTCAAAGAATAGAGTAATAGAGAGAACATGGTGAACGCTCAGATGAACAGGGTCAAGGCTGAGATGATATTTGACAATGTAAACCTCAGCTAGACACTGCAATACAgcaagtctttgaaaggtttcaCAATACTGGGAGAGAGGGGTCCTGCAGATTCTCTTTTGTACGCAGAACAAACCACAACTATGTTACCCAAAATGCACACGTCTTGGCCTCTCCTGTATTGTCAACACTCAAGACTAGAAAGATGCCATGACATTTAAATCTGAGTTAAAGATCTAGTATTTCACATGGAATTTTCAACACCTACCATGAAAGTCTAAGTGATTACATCCCTTACCAAATACTGCACAAAAATCACACTATATACTGGAcattcttcctctccttcagttTTATCTTCATGGCTTTTAGGCAGTATCGAGGAACTGCTTCATCCTTTACTAGACTTCACAGTTCTTCAATGTTATGTATTAGAGACAGATGGCAATAATTAGACATGGAAAACATTGCACAGTGACTTTCAACTGTAAACTAAGATACTGGGCAGAGTCTTAGGAACAACAGACATGCAAGGCCGCCGCTCTGCCAAATTTTCTCAATTATTCATGAAAAGTgtaactttttcttctctctctctctctctgtcttctttctttctctctctctctctttctttctctctttctttctttcgttattaaagacagggtttctctgtattggtaaacactagctgtcctggaactcactttgtagaccaggctggccttaaactccgatctacctgcctctgcctcctgagtactgagattaaaggtgtacacccccactgcctggctcttctctAAGAAAGCTTTTCTTAATATCCCTCCTCTCAATATGTAGGGGTCCTTAATCTTTCTCTAAAGTTTCCGTGCCCACTATACTGCTGCCTGTTGCCGTGTGTCTGATTTCCACACCAGCTTAAATAACatggactttttcttttccatttttcttcttcgGGCAGCACCTGAAGCGTAAAGCTAGGCTGCCCCGTGGTTTCtctttaaacaataaaattatccttgaactcaaaacaaaacaacacaagcagagacacagacacacacatactgagactgggcatggtggtacaggcctatgatcccagcacttgggaaacggAGTATGAGAGGATCCTGAGTTTAAGTATAGCAAGAGACCAGACTAGGACAATCAAGATGGCCCATCCAGTATGGGCACATGCTGCTAAGCCAGAGAATCAGAGTGCAGTCCCTGGACTAACAGCaggagaaaactaactcctacaagtttaccccccccccaatcaaaaACAAATGCAAGGATACTGGTAACAGCTCATACAAAGGCATGTTCTAATTAAATGAGCTTACATAAAAAAGGTCTAAAAAgaggttgggcatggtggtgtaaacctttgatcccagcactggaaggcagaggcagagggaatctctgtgagcttgaaaaCAGCCTACAAACCCACTAagtaccaagacagccagagccaaagaaaaaagTTCCTAAAAGAACTTTTTTGGCTTGCTCTTGATACTGCTAGAGCTAAAGGACTTCAATTATTCAAACAAGTAGTTTATGGGAGAGGTTTGGTACTACTTTACGTTATCTTCATATTCtctataaaaaaaatgaactgatTCATGAattgacacacacaaaaaggacagggagagagggaaaaaaaagcattgtaAATTACCTTGGTCATTCTCAGTCTCTTGTGTTTCACTGATATCCTGTGTACTTCCAGGATTGTCTAAAGTAGGCTTGGGAGCTGACACGCATACGGATGCTGAATGAGTTACCTGTGAAAAGGGACCAGGTAACTGAGGAGGAGTGGGCTGGCGGGGGTGGTAAGGCACACCTGGGGTACAGACTCGGGAGGAGAGCTGTTGCATGGCGATCATTTCAGGGCTGTCCATCATGGATTCCCCTCCTTGCACCCCCCGGAGGGCCTGGGAGGGTCCCCCGAACAGAGGACTTGGTGCTGGAGCTGGAGGTGGCTGCAACCGATGTCCAGCAGACTTACAGGGTGGTTGCATATACCCCGAGGAAGGAACTCCATGAGGTAGAAAGCTTGACTGTTTAGTCCACTGGTTTGATGGGATAGGTGGTCTCATCACATGACCAAGGGTATGAGGGTGGTGAGAGGGTCCTGGCCCCAGGTGAGGCTTCTCATCTGACCCCAAACGTCCTGAGTTTGTAACACCATGGTTCCCATTCCAAACAGCAGGGTGTACTCGATTCAGGTACTTATATGAATGATAAATATGACCAGGAGGAATTTCTGAGCTTTCAGGGAAGTCTGGGGGTCGGGCTGATGTTCCACCATGCCTAGAAGGAATAAATCCTGCCTGGAATGGAGCTGGTGGATATATGTTTCCATCTTGACTGGGACAATTCATCTGCCCAAGCTGCAAGGAGGAGGGATGTGATCCCATACTGGAAAGGTGAGTCAGGCCCCCACACATCTTCTCTTTAGAAGCACTGAGTCGGGTTCCGCGGTGGTTACTTATTCCAATGGGAGGCTGGCAACAGAAAAGGTAAGAAACATCATTAATCAGTAACagaacaagacagaaaaatgCTTCATCTACTGCAACAGGTTTTTCAGTAGAGGAGAGGCTGAATTATATAATGAGagaagagactgtgtctcaatcATGCCTGCAAATCCTTCCCAGCTGTCTTTTGGCAGACTGCTTACCTGTACAGCAAAGGGTGGGTGCTGCAAGGCATCTCCTGGGGGTACCTCTGGGACTCGAGAGGAGCCATATAAGTTGGTGGGATCTGATCCTTGAAGAGAGCCAAATGTTCCTGGTGCTGCTGTCTGCTGGAGGCAGTAAAGCAGAAGAGGCAGATGAGGAAAGATAGTCATCAAGGAGAGCAAAGGATTCCTTAAGAATTGATACTGATGTAACCCTGCTGCTAGGAATAGCGCCAATCTTAAAGTTCCTTCtcttgccaggaaaaaaaaaaaatcacctttccCCACCACAAGTGGAACCATTTTCAACATTATAGATCCAACTACAtcctataataataataataatactcactcactcactcactcactcactcactcactcactcactcacttatacattttagagatagggtttcctgaagccagactggtctcaaacttgctgtgtagcagaCAGAGGATAAGTTTGAACTTCTGGTACTGCTGTCTCCATCCATCTCTTAAGTGCTAGAAAGACGCTTAACTTAGTAGGACAGACTTTTCAGCAGAGAAGAAGTTGAGTTAAATTTAACATGGGAAAAGCCCTCGCTTGGTGCACACATTACAGGTTCACACCATCATATCCATTAttatgctgtgctggggatcaaccacaagacttcatgcatgctaggcaagcattctaccaactgggcTACAGCCCCAGTTCCTCATAATGAAACTGAAATGTTTCAGACTCAAATTCAGTCTTGTAGAGCAGCCCGCAATACAGGTAAGAATCAGGCCTTTCTGATCCCAAGTTTTGTCCCACGTGGAGAATACATGATTCAAAGGACTAAGAGAAAAGAGGGTCTAAATGACCAAGGGGGATAGGGTATATATGAGAAAAAGTCTTATTTGTGGTgtaaagacaggaagatcaggagttcaaggtcagccttagtCTCCATTACAATAGCAAGACCAAAATAAACCATCTatggcagcagttctcaacctgtgttgCGACCCCAGAGGTGTCAAATGACCCCTTTTAGaagggtcgcatatcagatatcctgcacatcAGATGGCTACGTCATGACTCGTAACAATACAAAAATTAGTTATatggtagcaatgaaaataattttatggtttggggtcacaacatgaagaactgtattaaatggttgcagcattaagaaggttgagaaccactggtttataCTTATATGAAGACCGTACAAGTTACTAGCCCTGTGACTTCTATAGTGACTGGCTCGGAGACAATACTATGGAAGGTAAGTTTTTTCTTACCATCTGGTTTAAAGGGGGTGCCTGGCTAGGCACCCTGCCACAGTGTGGGGGGCGGGAAAAGCCTTGGCCATTTGATGTGCCCACCTCTGGAGGGAGCTGTACAGAGCTGCTGCTCTGACCATCCCTTGAGGAGGCAGCTCGGCGTGCAGGGGGCAATGATTTTCCTCCATTCTCCACCGGTGGTTGTTTCCTGCTGGGCCCTTCTGAGTCTCTAGAGCGGGTCCAAACATGGCTTCCACTACTTCGACCAGCTCGACTCCTTCTTTTTTCCCGTTTTTCATCCTCTCTGACCCAAAATTCCTCATCCGTGTCTCCATCTTCACCAGGGAAATGCTTTGTCATGGCCCGATGGAAACACCGCTCCAAATTATCAGACATCTTGGTATACTCTAGAAGGCAGACACAAGGACTGATCTCCAGGTACATATTTTACTAGATATAAAAGATAATTATTGACAATAATAATGAAAGCTGCTGTGCTAAAGTCTGATTTTATTTTACCTCTGGAGAATATTATACCGTAAACTATGGACACAAAGATGAGGATTTAGTTTCTGCTTAAGTATTCTGCTCAATGCTGAAGATGTGTAACATAAAGGTGACTCTAGTACATTACCTCAAATAAGCAAAAATTTAATTCTTTTAGGCCAAGTTACTAAAATTACTAAATATTATAATTgaactttctttgttttttaggcTACAGTATTTGGGTTGAAAGACAAACAGCACCAAGTTTCAGGATCATTAGAAAGCTATGATGCCATTTCtcaaaatttaagatttaagagcggGAGCCCAGGGATGCAGCTCAATGGTAGACTGCTTACTGAGCATTCAGGAAGCATTAGACTCCATCTTCTGTACAAACAAAATAGCATGAGTTCAATCTTGTCTGAAGCCAAGAGACCAGACATCTGCTAGACTCTGTTTATCCAGAAGGCTGGATCATTCCCTGGTTTACAAAACTCGAATAACACATCCCCTGGCTTTTAGTATACATTCTGTTAGTAGTCTGAAGGCAAAATATGAAACCCAGCAAAAAGGCCGTCACAACCTACCACTACTGTCCCCATTGTATTTTCGACAATTCCTGAACATGGTCTTCATGTCATTTACAAATTCCTCCTTGGTACAATATAAACCTGCATTTAATTTCTTCTCCATGCTTGAAATATCCATGGGGATCTAAAATAGGACATAATACTTTAATTAAAACATGCTATAAAAGgccagtggcgcacaccttcaccccagcacttgggaggcagaggaagtggatctcagcctggtctacaaagtgagtttcaggatagccaggactgtaacaaagaaacctggtctcaaaaaaacaaaacaaagaaacaaacaatcaaacaaacaaaaaacatgctcGAAAGGACACAGT belongs to Microtus pennsylvanicus isolate mMicPen1 chromosome 8, mMicPen1.hap1, whole genome shotgun sequence and includes:
- the Cecr2 gene encoding chromatin remodeling regulator CECR2 isoform X5, producing MCPEEGGAAGLGELRSWWEVPAIAHFCSLFRTAFRLPDFEIEELEAALHRDDSEFISDLIACLLQGCYQRRDITPQTFHSYLEDIINYRWELEEGKPNPLREASFQDLPLRTRVEILHRLCDYRLDADDVFDLLKGLDADSLRVEPLGEDNSGALYWYFYGTRMYKEDPVQGRSNGELSLSRESERQKNVSNVPGKTGKRRGRPPKRKKVQEEIISSEKQEENALASDLLTRNGSRGPGQGTWWLLCQTEEEWRQVTESFRERTSLRERQLYKLLSEDFLPEICNMIAQKGKRPQRTKPELQHRFMSDHLSIKSIKLEETPMLTKIEKQKRKEEEEERQLLLAVQKKEQEQMLKEERKRELEEKVKAVEDRAKRRKLREERAWLLAQGKELPPELSHLDPNSPMREEKKTKDLFELDDDFTAMYKVLDVVKAHKDSWPFLEPVDESYAPNYYQIIKIPMDISSMEKKLNAGLYCTKEEFVNDMKTMFRNCRKYNGDSSEYTKMSDNLERCFHRAMTKHFPGEDGDTDEEFWVREDEKREKRRSRAGRSSGSHVWTRSRDSEGPSRKQPPVENGGKSLPPARRAASSRDGQSSSSVQLPPETAAPGTFGSLQGSDPTNLYGSSRVPEVPPGDALQHPPFAVQPPIGISNHRGTRLSASKEKMCGGLTHLSSMGSHPSSLQLGQMNCPSQDGNIYPPAPFQAGFIPSRHGGTSARPPDFPESSEIPPGHIYHSYKYLNRVHPAVWNGNHGVTNSGRLGSDEKPHLGPGPSHHPHTLGHVMRPPIPSNQWTKQSSFLPHGVPSSGYMQPPCKSAGHRLQPPPAPAPSPLFGGPSQALRGVQGGESMMDSPEMIAMQQLSSRVCTPGVPYHPRQPTPPQLPGPFSQVTHSASVCVSAPKPTLDNPGSTQDISETQETENDQAEPLPGPEEKTANACASEGVYLKQLPHPTPPLQANCTRQSSPQERETEGPELKSDDSETADNYKASKSKNTWPLDNSYTSPTVQGCLRDLSIVADRGTLPENGVVDEASPCRSEEKGLGGSSSEKPLCPRGKTLQETMPCTGQNATTPPCTDPNLMTGTVNQFSPLYMPGLEYSNSAAHYHMNPGLQGLGSMMGGKSPGSHPQPFSPRGFQPNSPHPGLFPQYRPQQGMRYAYQQSSQPSYHPYQRTPYYTGPQGFPDWQRSLPSQRSPSGPQGSHPPRPLFSDKNALSTTLQSCETLNAALTSPTQMDAVAAKVVLSDGQNPGPEEEKLDESVERPESPKEFLDLDNHNAATKRQSSLSTNEYLYGTPPLNSGMTFGSPAFPPHSVMLQTGSPYTPQRPTSHFQPRAYPSPVAAHPPPHSVATQPNGLSSEGPLYRCQEEGLGHFQSTVMEQTGTGSGIRGPFQEMHRPSGMHMHPVQSQSLFPKTPAPAVSPEQLPPHKPPTLPLDQS
- the Cecr2 gene encoding chromatin remodeling regulator CECR2 isoform X3, with amino-acid sequence MCPEEGGAAGLGELRSWWEVPAIAHFCSLFRTAFRLPDFEIEELEAALHRDDSEFISDLIACLLQGCYQRRDITPQTFHSYLEDIINYRWELEEGKPNPLREASFQDLPLRTRVEILHRLCDYRLDADDVFDLLKGLDADSLRVEPLGEDNSGALYWYFYGTRMYKEDPVQGRSNGELSLSRESERQKNVSNVPGKTGKRRGRPPKRKKVQEEIISSEKQEENALASDLLTRNGSRGPGQGTWWLLCQTEEEWRQVTESFRERTSLRERQLYKLLSEDFLPEICNMIAQKGKRPQRTKPELQHRFMSDHLSIKSIKLEETPMLTKIEKQKRKEEEEERQLLLAVQKKEQEQMLKEERKRELEEKVKAVEDRAKRRKLREERAWLLAQGKELPPELSHLDPNSPMREEKKTKDLFELDDDFTAMYKVLDVVKAHKDSWPFLEPVDESYAPNYYQIIKIPMDISSMEKKLNAGLYCTKEEFVNDMKTMFRNCRKYNGDSSEYTKMSDNLERCFHRAMTKHFPGEDGDTDEEFWVREDEKREKRRSRAGRSSGSHVWTRSRDSEGPSRKQPPVENGGKSLPPARRAASSRDGQSSSSVQLPPEQTAAPGTFGSLQGSDPTNLYGSSRVPEVPPGDALQHPPFAVQPPIGISNHRGTRLSASKEKMCGGLTHLSSMGSHPSSLQLGQMNCPSQDGNIYPPAPFQAGFIPSRHGGTSARPPDFPESSEIPPGHIYHSYKYLNRVHPAVWNGNHGVTNSGRLGSDEKPHLGPGPSHHPHTLGHVMRPPIPSNQWTKQSSFLPHGVPSSGYMQPPCKSAGHRLQPPPAPAPSPLFGGPSQALRGVQGGESMMDSPEMIAMQQLSSRVCTPGVPYHPRQPTPPQLPGPFSQVTHSASVCVSAPKPTLDNPGSTQDISETQETENDQAEPLPGPEEKTANACASEGVYLKQLPHPTPPLQANCTRQSSPQERETEGPELKSDDSETADNYKASKSKNTWPLDNSYTSPTVQGCLRDLSIVADRGTLPENGVVDEASPCRSEEKGLGGSSSEKPLCPRGKTLQETMPCTGQNATTPPCTDPNLMTGTVNQFSPLYMPGLEYSNSAAHYHMNPGLQGLGSMMGGKSPGSHPQPFSPRGFQPNSPHPGLFPQYRPQQGMRYAYQQSSQPSYHPYQRTPYYTGPQGFPDWQRSLPSQRSPSGPQGSHPPRPLFSDKNALSTTLQSCETLNAALTSPTQMDAVAAKVVLSDGQNPGPEEEKLDESVERPESPKEFLDLDNHNAATKRQSSLSTNEYLYGTPPLNSGMTFGSPAFPPHSVMLQTGSPYTPQRPTSHFQPRAYPSPVAAHPPPHSVATQPNGLSSEGPLYRCQEEGLGHFQSTVMEQTGTGSGIRGPFQEMHRPSGMHMHPVQSQSLFPKTPAPAVSPEQLPPHKPPTLPLDQS
- the Cecr2 gene encoding chromatin remodeling regulator CECR2 isoform X4 encodes the protein MCPEEGGAAGLGELRSWWEVPAIAHFCSLFRTAFRLPDFEIEELEAALHRDDSEFISDLIACLLQGCYQRRDITPQTFHSYLEDIINYRWELEEGKPNPLREASFQDLPLRTRVEILHRLCDYRLDADDVFDLLKGLDADSLRVEPLGEDNSGALYWYFYGTRMYKEDPVQGRSNGELSLSRESERQKNVSNVPGKTGKRRGRPPKRKKVQEEIISSEKQEENALASDLLTRNGSRGPGQGTWWLLCQTEEEWRQVTESFRERTSLRERQLYKLLSEDFLPEICNMIAQKETPMLTKIEKQKRKEEEEERQLLLAVQKKEQEQMLKEERKRELEEKVKAVEDRAKRRKLREERAWLLAQGKELPPELSHLDPNSPMREEKKTKDLFELDDDFTAMYKVLDVVKAHKDSWPFLEPVDESYAPNYYQIIKIPMDISSMEKKLNAGLYCTKEEFVNDMKTMFRNCRKYNGDSSEYTKMSDNLERCFHRAMTKHFPGEDGDTDEEFWVREDEKREKRRSRAGRSSGSHVWTRSRDSEGPSRKQPPVENGGKSLPPARRAASSRDGQSSSSVQLPPEVGTSNGQGFSRPPHCGRVPSQAPPLNQMQTAAPGTFGSLQGSDPTNLYGSSRVPEVPPGDALQHPPFAVQPPIGISNHRGTRLSASKEKMCGGLTHLSSMGSHPSSLQLGQMNCPSQDGNIYPPAPFQAGFIPSRHGGTSARPPDFPESSEIPPGHIYHSYKYLNRVHPAVWNGNHGVTNSGRLGSDEKPHLGPGPSHHPHTLGHVMRPPIPSNQWTKQSSFLPHGVPSSGYMQPPCKSAGHRLQPPPAPAPSPLFGGPSQALRGVQGGESMMDSPEMIAMQQLSSRVCTPGVPYHPRQPTPPQLPGPFSQVTHSASVCVSAPKPTLDNPGSTQDISETQETENDQAEPLPGPEEKTANACASEGVYLKQLPHPTPPLQANCTRQSSPQERETEGPELKSDDSETADNYKASKSKNTWPLDNSYTSPTVQGCLRDLSIVADRGTLPENGVVDEASPCRSEEKGLGGSSSEKPLCPRGKTLQETMPCTGQNATTPPCTDPNLMTGTVNQFSPLYMPGLEYSNSAAHYHMNPGLQGLGSMMGGKSPGSHPQPFSPRGFQPNSPHPGLFPQYRPQQGMRYAYQQSSQPSYHPYQRTPYYTGPQGFPDWQRSLPSQRSPSGPQGSHPPRPLFSDKNALSTTLQSCETLNAALTSPTQMDAVAAKVVLSDGQNPGPEEEKLDESVERPESPKEFLDLDNHNAATKRQSSLSTNEYLYGTPPLNSGMTFGSPAFPPHSVMLQTGSPYTPQRPTSHFQPRAYPSPVAAHPPPHSVATQPNGLSSEGPLYRCQEEGLGHFQSTVMEQTGTGSGIRGPFQEMHRPSGMHMHPVQSQSLFPKTPAPAVSPEQLPPHKPPTLPLDQS